One Panicum virgatum strain AP13 chromosome 3N, P.virgatum_v5, whole genome shotgun sequence DNA segment encodes these proteins:
- the LOC120665059 gene encoding zinc finger protein 830-like, with protein MDQRKAIFRAKLRETKEKQQRRIDPSLVRYNEFDQPICRVCNITLKSEALWPAHQVSRKHHEAKAAATAKAAAGAGSRGNNTKQEQPVESHKQKSTTLPTNFFDNQGTKRRNDDTGPEGRSVRREVSVIQPKAKEASTDKPSVRPDQMAKKGSHTSTNAKGILPGNFFDYADADEDEAPPPAPAANELSTSGDIANSNHMQVKGIPDGFFDNNKTGNGMQSSEPGSLSKEAKSSGTAQVKASLPEGFFDNKDADLRARGIQPQKVDMNDAYKEFEKEIQEDLQEVDDRLEEEEIDAAAEREEYLTLEQQEYRQQVDMLKKQLVESKAARTAKVNSKPVGMDTESSSDSSSDEEDDSTDFAVDWRAQHLK; from the exons GTATAATGAATTCGATCAGCCCATATGCAGAGTCTGCAATATTACTTTAAAGTCTGAAGCACTTTGGCCTGCACACCAAGTGTCACGGAAGCATCATGAG GCAAAAGCTGCAGCAACTGCTAAGGCTGCAGCAGGTGCAGGATCTCGAGGCAATAATACCAAGCAGGAACAACCAGTGGAGTCTCACAAGCAAAAATCTACCACACTACCTACCAATTTTTTTGATAATCAGGGAACAAAAAGGCGAAATGATG ATACTGGTCCTGAAGGAAGGTCTGTGCGCCGTGAAGTTTCTGTTATTCAACCGAAGGCCAAAGAAGCAAGCACAGATAAACCATCTGTTAGGCCAGATCAAATGGCAAAGAAAGGGAGTCATACCAGCACGAATGCCAAAGGAATCCTTCCAGGGAATTTTTTCGACTATGCAGATgcagatgaagatgaagctccACCTCCAGCCCCAGCTGCTAACGAACTTAGTACATCTGGAGACATCGCCAATTCCAATCACATGCAGGTGAAAGGTATCCCTGATGGCTTCTTTGATAACAACAAAACTGGCAATGGCATGCAATCCAGTGAACCTGGTTCATTGTCTAAAGAGGCAAAGAGTTCAGGAACTGCTCAAGTAAAGGCATCATTGCCTGAAGGTTTCTTTGATAACAAAGATGCTGATCTCCGGGCACGTGGTATCCAACCTCAAAAAGTTGACATGAA TGATGCATACAAAGAATTTGAGAAGGAAATTCAAGAGGACCTGCAGGAAGTTGATGATCGCCTTGAAGAAGAGGAG attgatgctgctgctgagaGGGAGGAGTACTTGACTCTAGAGCAACA GGAGTACAGGCAGCAAGTAGATATGTTGAAGAAACAACTCGTTGAGTCAAAAGCTGCCCGTACTGCTAAAGTAAATAGCAAGCCTGTAGGTATGGACACGGAGTCCAGCAGCGATTCATCAAGTGATGAAGAGGATGACAGCACAGATTTTGCAGTTGACTGGAGAGCGCAGCATTTAAAATGA